From a single Prosthecobacter sp. genomic region:
- a CDS encoding Calx-beta domain-containing protein, which produces MRKRTLLCLVAAVLAAAFIFWPQPAEKTGVAASKRAGIKTAQPGERAPEAPQAAERPKMASQAVSGDVLTDFGAWMKRYLDASETERAALVVEGMKLARERRPVFKALIMENPREAIQKAVPMVVRQKLPPEIVSLLEKRMNEIGAIRVMQGVPLDPNDPPVATYREVELQKGGTYRAYVYGERELKLTWTAGASVNGVALDSEFAISDEPTRRLEVGEILPAGKTVVANCPVSGKYVLDPEDVPEIVPESLPAVETPVEIITFCDGSHIAMQNQTILYGEGVTGGSFAFSGILPGSPTPALGQVKVIVLNTTYADQNALPSTEAQLYATLRDVADHYSKASYGRLSLVGVVAPPIKLPHNEAWYVNRDTSNGGDIGGTSISMADARAEAKKLGFDWNDYDCTVMRHNGGPGSYGGLGGGNTVWCRSDGVSLWAHEIGHAFGLGHSNFWDTAGTSSIGNGANQEYGDSYDIMGGAGTTGHYNTAAKSQIRWLPSSFLQPVTQSGLYRIHAFDQGSLDASKRYALTIQKDVQRTYWGMVRSLFDSNPFVKSGLVFGWKFPNGGGGNFQLIDTTNGSPYAKTDAPISLGATFGDTESGIYVTTVAASDIPRYIDVQVHLGTFPGNHAPTMTLAASAEVIPLNGTVTFTATANDVDGDPLAFNWQHFGGGTQIVSPNSNVITRQFTAAGTFIVTCTVSDMKGGTVTRNQLITVGSVTTSTISGRVTLLGQGLSDVVITANNANGVISDADGYFTIPNLSANTYTLTPLLYGYTFSELFNNSITVGPSFSGADFEATAQSVVTLTAANPNANELSPVTPGAFRLTRTGDISQDLVVNVNSALGGATKTTDYTFTPDYATGSQGFSTFTIPADSDVLDIAVTPVVDATSEGPETVILQLGPGNGYLVGSASSATVVIADDDTSLPKVSLTATRNSALENIAPPGLLTISRTGSTAADLTANYAVSGTAASGGDYTALAGNVVIPAGSASATVEIAPLDDSASESLETVIVTLSTNAAYIIDPLATAATTTIYDDDMQTVSVTASDAEATEIDLSVPGAAADTGTFLITRSGDTSQALTIYYAFSGVTGSGIMALHGVDYEWMPGVVQIPAGQSSAAITIVPRFDGVGEGQERCVLNLGASATNYILGTSATATVNINDNAADLPYIDVVNTANGVEPATNANFRFSLRGDATTDTPVVVNFTLSGAAVNGTDYDTIGWWLPQSSGSTENLRAIWAADAANLWAVGDNGTILKGDGTSWTAQTSGTTQHLRAVWGTSATNLWAVGDGGVILKGDGTSWAAQTSGTTNALRGIWGSSGTNVFAVGDGGTIVRSTNGTSWAASTSGTTNQLRAVHGSGVSNVWAVGAAGTIRFWNGTTWGSQTSGITTQLNAVFAANSTNIWAVGAGGVVRKGSGTTWASQTSASTADLNSVWASSTTNLLVSGSSSAQMVSTNGTSWTNAMLSALGTFNGAFGTSSSIGWAVGDGGAIFKRDSTTAINVPGSVVIPRGASTLDLALRTINDTDLEDLESIALSITPGAAYQIFPPSASASAWLRDNDNVNTLVVDTQVGTGGAISIAEGASTSPVKFYISRLGSTTAEVIVNIIYGGTATMTDDYTAPASVTIPAGATGVNVPVTIVNDTTFEGTETITFEFDAGSYGRGVGAVMYITDNDTATATVAFSAPSSSGLENAGTVNIPVTLSAAQAADVTVEYQTSGNTSGSSASFGSRAVPYWVRVVKTGNSLAFFQANDGVTWTQRGNAVTVSNLGSSYLAGLAFAPGSTTQFTAVMDNFTVSDLSAGGSTGAETAVSIGTVTGGSSVASGVYTFTNSGNGLSNSTTDSFRYVYLPVTSSANCTITARIVSNGNPAVVSRAGVMLRSSTAANSVHASAFGTGPTTGEYYSIYRTTTAGSATLSSSFTSLILPMWVRTSRVGNVFTQSVSRDGAVWTSFGTTPNIAFAPKVLAGLAVSAVGDGQISTATFDNFTLGGSPVTELGGRTIGFVNEQGGESLAGSVWTVNGSGAGIGGSNDEAHFPSMEVTGDFTLAARITSLTGGGTNAQAGIMVRDDRTHYARAVHTGWVKNNTLEQRYRLQSNTTAFGSGVDYSLPAAVLTIPAGQTTGNITLTVVNDTMDEPDNLVTLQLLNAKGANVGTNAYHGFTIIDDDNPPAQPYAGFATASSSVVESAGTVQIAVALSSPATATCSVDFSTTDGTATQPGDYTTTTGTLNFAAGESVKYISVPITDDSTLEPGENLTLTLASPVALNLGSTSTHTLTITDDDSPAVSIVANDASASESGDAGQFTLTRTGDTAASLIVNVTRSGTATNSTDYTSIATTQTIPAGQASVVVNVTPVQDATNEGNETVILTVATGSGYVIGTPSAATVTIADDDRSTVTITANDPTASESGDAGQFTVTRTAPTNVALTVNITIAGTATNTTDYTTVTTTVSFVSGDVFKTVSITPVDDGITEGPEDVTISLASGSYDIGADSFDNVSITDNDNPPTVFIGSPTAQAPLIAAANGVIVSAQVSDDGFPNALATTWNCVSGPGVATIESPSATTTAVTFSTPGTYVLRISATDGQFTVGDQVTVVVGSGLVASNWITQDMGPSSSRRGQGLEYGGLFSVTGTGAGYAATSTDQAHIMVRSAVGDGSVVAKLTSFSTTAALAGVTIRDSLARGSNRAVLGFVPGAGLQFRTRAASGNDTSVAAAAPALPFWLKLERNATTNEISASYSTDGTAWTAVGTPVVIPLLNSNAHYGLTTTNNSTAGTATALFDNVTLTPTPSGPALVNEDSGTAPNTAGSASFDGTTYTVNGPTTGYFYGWQYYGDMVITARLNTFSSGAGSSSGGIRIAESIESGAQLHLGRMPTGSYSGYYWTSIAGGSGGGVPSSIAAGNWMRIVRRGNAITGYRATHNSTTNNPNAWTQIGQPQTIIMTTPVWAGFFVNNASGATGTQNTCTFTRLTIEPLHKAPVIAATAGGSISPVTLDGTITDDDLPATPTSLWTRRSGPTGIVFANATFADTTASLTESDTFELRLTADDTGTVSFFDLNLTAYTTPFAQWLDQSGTGNENNQLVEATADADGDGLVNLLEYATGTNGTVNNTSPQIIEFAPSSGETYLRLSISKNPAATDVLFEVQATGNLADPLSWSSAGLVIEEDTPTTLRVRDVVPASAGQSRFMRVKVTQ; this is translated from the coding sequence ATGCGCAAGCGCACGCTTTTGTGTCTCGTGGCGGCTGTACTGGCCGCTGCCTTTATTTTTTGGCCCCAACCGGCTGAAAAAACGGGCGTGGCCGCATCGAAGCGTGCAGGAATCAAAACGGCCCAACCCGGAGAGCGGGCACCGGAGGCTCCACAAGCTGCCGAGCGTCCGAAAATGGCTTCGCAGGCCGTTTCGGGCGATGTGCTGACGGATTTTGGTGCCTGGATGAAGCGCTATCTCGACGCATCGGAGACTGAACGCGCGGCCTTGGTGGTGGAGGGCATGAAACTGGCACGGGAACGGCGTCCGGTGTTCAAAGCGTTGATCATGGAGAATCCGCGGGAGGCGATCCAGAAGGCGGTGCCGATGGTGGTGCGGCAGAAGCTGCCGCCGGAGATCGTTTCGCTGCTGGAAAAGCGGATGAATGAGATCGGTGCCATCCGCGTGATGCAGGGCGTGCCGTTGGACCCGAATGATCCGCCGGTGGCGACGTATCGCGAGGTGGAGTTGCAAAAGGGCGGGACGTATCGCGCTTATGTTTATGGTGAGCGTGAATTAAAGCTGACGTGGACGGCGGGCGCGTCTGTGAATGGCGTGGCGCTGGATTCGGAGTTCGCCATCAGCGATGAGCCGACGCGGCGGCTGGAGGTGGGTGAGATCCTGCCAGCGGGCAAGACGGTCGTGGCGAACTGCCCGGTGTCCGGCAAGTATGTCCTCGATCCCGAGGATGTGCCCGAGATCGTGCCGGAGAGCCTGCCAGCGGTGGAGACGCCGGTGGAGATCATCACGTTCTGCGATGGCTCGCACATCGCGATGCAAAACCAGACGATCCTTTATGGTGAAGGTGTCACGGGTGGTTCGTTTGCATTTTCGGGCATCCTGCCGGGTTCACCGACGCCTGCGCTGGGGCAGGTGAAGGTGATCGTGCTGAACACGACTTACGCGGATCAAAACGCGCTGCCTTCCACCGAGGCGCAGCTTTACGCGACGCTGCGGGATGTGGCGGATCATTATTCAAAGGCCTCGTATGGCCGTCTGTCGCTCGTGGGTGTCGTGGCGCCACCGATCAAGCTGCCGCACAATGAGGCGTGGTATGTGAATCGTGACACGAGCAACGGCGGCGACATCGGCGGCACGAGCATCTCGATGGCGGACGCGCGTGCGGAGGCGAAGAAGCTCGGCTTCGACTGGAATGACTACGACTGTACGGTGATGCGGCACAATGGCGGGCCGGGCAGCTATGGCGGGCTCGGCGGTGGCAACACGGTGTGGTGCCGCAGTGATGGCGTGAGCCTCTGGGCGCATGAGATCGGCCACGCCTTCGGTCTGGGGCACTCGAACTTCTGGGATACGGCGGGCACCAGCAGCATCGGCAATGGCGCGAACCAGGAGTACGGCGACAGCTACGACATCATGGGCGGCGCAGGCACGACGGGGCATTACAACACGGCGGCGAAGAGCCAGATCCGCTGGCTGCCGAGCAGCTTTTTGCAGCCGGTGACGCAGAGCGGGCTGTATCGCATTCACGCGTTTGACCAAGGATCGCTCGATGCGTCGAAGCGTTATGCGCTGACGATTCAAAAAGACGTGCAGCGCACCTACTGGGGCATGGTGAGGTCGCTGTTTGACAGCAATCCCTTCGTGAAAAGCGGTCTCGTTTTTGGCTGGAAGTTTCCCAACGGCGGCGGCGGAAATTTCCAACTCATCGACACGACGAATGGCTCGCCGTATGCCAAAACGGATGCGCCCATCTCGCTCGGGGCCACGTTTGGCGACACAGAGAGCGGCATCTACGTCACCACGGTCGCAGCGAGTGACATTCCACGTTACATCGACGTGCAGGTGCATCTCGGCACCTTCCCCGGCAATCATGCGCCGACGATGACGCTGGCCGCCAGCGCGGAGGTGATCCCGCTGAACGGCACGGTGACCTTCACCGCGACGGCGAATGATGTGGATGGCGATCCGCTGGCCTTTAACTGGCAGCACTTTGGCGGCGGCACGCAGATCGTCTCGCCGAACTCGAATGTGATCACACGCCAGTTCACGGCGGCGGGCACTTTCATCGTCACCTGCACGGTGAGTGACATGAAAGGAGGCACGGTGACGCGGAATCAGCTCATCACCGTCGGTTCGGTGACGACTTCCACCATCAGTGGTCGCGTGACGTTGCTCGGGCAGGGTTTGTCAGACGTCGTCATCACGGCGAACAACGCCAACGGCGTCATCAGCGACGCGGACGGCTATTTCACCATCCCAAACCTGTCAGCGAACACCTACACGCTCACGCCGCTGCTTTACGGCTACACTTTCAGTGAGTTGTTCAACAACAGCATCACCGTGGGGCCGAGTTTCAGCGGGGCGGACTTTGAAGCGACGGCGCAGAGCGTGGTGACGCTCACAGCAGCGAATCCGAATGCGAACGAGCTTTCGCCGGTGACACCGGGTGCCTTCCGCCTCACGCGGACGGGCGACATCTCGCAGGATCTCGTGGTGAATGTGAACTCCGCGCTCGGCGGTGCCACGAAGACGACGGACTACACCTTCACGCCGGATTATGCGACCGGCTCGCAGGGCTTCAGCACCTTCACCATCCCGGCGGACTCGGACGTGCTCGACATCGCCGTGACGCCGGTGGTCGATGCGACCAGCGAAGGGCCGGAGACAGTCATTTTACAGCTCGGGCCGGGCAATGGTTATCTCGTAGGCTCTGCATCGAGCGCCACGGTGGTGATCGCGGATGATGACACCTCTTTGCCAAAAGTGAGCCTCACGGCGACGCGGAACTCCGCGCTCGAAAACATCGCCCCGCCGGGTCTTTTGACGATTTCGCGCACGGGGAGCACGGCGGCCGATTTGACCGCGAATTATGCTGTTTCCGGCACGGCAGCAAGCGGCGGAGATTACACGGCTCTGGCCGGAAATGTGGTCATTCCGGCCGGCTCGGCCTCGGCGACGGTCGAAATCGCTCCGCTGGACGATTCGGCCTCCGAATCGCTGGAGACGGTGATCGTCACGCTGAGCACGAATGCGGCCTACATCATCGATCCGCTCGCCACGGCAGCCACGACGACGATTTACGACGATGACATGCAAACCGTGAGCGTCACCGCGAGCGACGCGGAGGCCACGGAGATCGATCTGAGCGTTCCGGGAGCTGCGGCGGACACGGGCACCTTTTTGATCACCCGCAGCGGCGATACCAGCCAGGCGCTGACGATTTATTACGCCTTCTCCGGCGTGACTGGCAGCGGCATCATGGCGCTGCACGGCGTCGATTACGAGTGGATGCCCGGCGTCGTGCAGATCCCCGCCGGACAAAGCTCCGCTGCGATCACCATCGTGCCGCGTTTTGACGGCGTGGGTGAAGGCCAGGAGCGCTGCGTGCTGAATCTCGGCGCGAGCGCGACGAACTACATCCTCGGCACCAGCGCCACCGCCACGGTGAACATCAACGACAACGCCGCCGACCTTCCCTACATCGACGTGGTGAACACCGCGAATGGCGTGGAGCCGGCCACGAACGCGAACTTCCGCTTCTCGCTGCGCGGTGACGCGACCACGGACACGCCGGTGGTGGTGAATTTCACCCTCAGTGGCGCTGCGGTGAACGGCACGGACTACGACACGATTGGATGGTGGCTGCCGCAGAGCTCCGGCAGCACGGAAAACCTCCGCGCCATCTGGGCGGCGGACGCGGCGAACCTCTGGGCAGTCGGCGACAACGGCACCATCCTCAAAGGCGACGGCACAAGCTGGACCGCGCAGACCAGTGGCACCACGCAGCACCTGCGCGCCGTGTGGGGCACGAGTGCGACGAATTTGTGGGCGGTGGGTGATGGTGGTGTCATTTTAAAGGGCGACGGCACAAGCTGGGCCGCGCAGACGAGCGGTACGACGAACGCCCTGCGCGGCATCTGGGGCAGCAGCGGCACGAATGTCTTCGCCGTGGGTGATGGCGGCACGATTGTGCGCAGCACGAACGGCACCTCATGGGCCGCGAGCACCTCCGGTACCACGAATCAGCTCCGCGCGGTGCATGGCAGCGGTGTCAGCAATGTGTGGGCCGTGGGCGCGGCGGGCACGATCCGCTTTTGGAACGGCACGACCTGGGGATCGCAAACCTCCGGCATCACCACGCAGCTCAACGCGGTCTTCGCGGCCAATTCGACGAACATCTGGGCCGTGGGCGCGGGCGGAGTCGTTCGCAAAGGCAGCGGCACGACCTGGGCGTCTCAAACCTCCGCGAGCACGGCGGATTTGAATTCCGTGTGGGCCTCCAGCACGACGAACCTGCTCGTCTCAGGCTCCAGCAGCGCGCAGATGGTCAGCACGAACGGCACATCCTGGACAAACGCGATGCTGAGCGCGCTGGGAACCTTCAATGGCGCCTTTGGCACCAGCAGCAGCATTGGCTGGGCCGTGGGTGATGGCGGCGCGATCTTCAAACGCGACAGCACCACCGCCATCAACGTGCCGGGCAGCGTGGTGATCCCGCGCGGGGCCAGCACGCTCGATCTCGCCTTGCGCACGATCAATGACACCGACCTTGAGGACCTGGAGAGCATCGCTTTGAGCATCACACCCGGCGCGGCGTATCAAATCTTCCCTCCCAGCGCCTCCGCCAGCGCCTGGCTGCGTGACAATGACAACGTGAACACACTCGTGGTGGACACACAGGTGGGCACCGGTGGTGCAATCAGCATCGCGGAGGGCGCATCGACCTCGCCGGTGAAGTTTTATATCTCCCGCCTCGGCAGCACGACGGCAGAGGTTATAGTGAACATCATCTACGGCGGCACCGCGACGATGACGGACGACTACACCGCGCCTGCCAGCGTCACCATCCCTGCCGGTGCGACGGGCGTGAATGTGCCCGTCACCATCGTCAATGACACGACGTTTGAAGGCACGGAGACGATCACCTTTGAGTTTGACGCGGGCAGTTACGGGCGTGGCGTCGGCGCGGTGATGTACATTACGGACAATGACACCGCCACGGCCACCGTGGCCTTCTCAGCGCCCAGCTCCTCCGGTTTGGAAAATGCGGGCACGGTGAACATCCCGGTCACTCTCTCCGCCGCGCAGGCTGCGGATGTGACCGTGGAATATCAGACGAGCGGCAACACCAGCGGCAGCAGCGCTTCCTTCGGCAGCCGCGCGGTGCCCTACTGGGTGCGGGTGGTGAAGACCGGCAACTCGCTGGCCTTTTTCCAAGCCAACGATGGTGTGACGTGGACGCAGCGTGGCAATGCGGTGACGGTCTCCAATCTCGGCAGCAGCTACCTCGCGGGCCTCGCCTTTGCGCCAGGATCGACCACTCAATTCACCGCCGTGATGGATAACTTCACGGTGAGCGATCTCTCGGCAGGCGGCAGCACCGGAGCGGAGACAGCGGTCAGCATCGGTACCGTCACTGGTGGCAGTTCCGTCGCCTCGGGCGTCTATACCTTCACCAACTCCGGCAACGGCCTCAGCAACTCGACGACGGACAGCTTTCGCTATGTCTATCTGCCGGTCACCAGCTCCGCGAACTGCACCATCACCGCCCGCATCGTGAGCAATGGCAATCCGGCTGTCGTCTCCCGCGCAGGCGTGATGCTGCGCTCCAGCACGGCGGCGAATTCCGTCCACGCCTCCGCCTTCGGCACGGGCCCGACCACCGGGGAGTATTACTCGATCTATCGCACCACCACGGCGGGCAGCGCGACGCTGAGTTCGTCTTTCACCAGCCTCATCCTGCCGATGTGGGTGCGTACCAGCCGCGTGGGTAATGTTTTCACCCAGTCCGTCTCCCGCGATGGAGCGGTGTGGACGAGTTTTGGCACCACGCCCAACATCGCCTTTGCGCCCAAAGTGCTCGCCGGACTCGCCGTCAGCGCGGTGGGTGACGGGCAGATCTCCACGGCCACCTTTGACAATTTCACGCTCGGCGGATCGCCTGTCACCGAGCTCGGTGGCCGCACGATCGGCTTTGTGAACGAGCAGGGCGGCGAAAGCCTCGCTGGCAGCGTGTGGACGGTGAACGGCAGCGGTGCAGGCATCGGGGGCTCCAATGACGAGGCGCATTTCCCCAGCATGGAGGTCACGGGTGACTTCACGCTCGCCGCACGCATCACCTCGCTCACCGGTGGCGGCACCAATGCCCAGGCGGGCATCATGGTGCGGGATGATCGCACGCATTATGCGCGGGCCGTTCACACCGGCTGGGTGAAAAACAACACCCTGGAGCAGCGCTACCGCCTGCAAAGCAACACCACCGCCTTCGGCTCCGGCGTGGACTACTCGCTGCCTGCAGCCGTGCTCACCATCCCTGCCGGCCAGACCACGGGCAACATCACTCTCACCGTCGTGAACGACACGATGGACGAGCCGGACAACCTCGTGACCCTGCAACTCCTCAACGCCAAGGGTGCCAACGTCGGCACGAACGCCTACCACGGCTTCACCATCATCGACGATGACAATCCGCCCGCGCAGCCCTACGCGGGCTTTGCGACGGCCTCCAGCAGCGTCGTCGAAAGCGCGGGCACGGTGCAGATCGCCGTCGCTTTGAGCAGCCCGGCCACCGCGACGTGCAGCGTGGACTTCAGTACCACCGACGGCACCGCCACCCAGCCCGGTGACTACACCACCACGACCGGCACGCTCAACTTTGCCGCTGGTGAGAGCGTGAAATACATCTCCGTGCCTATCACCGATGATTCGACGCTCGAACCCGGAGAAAATCTCACCCTCACGCTCGCCTCTCCCGTCGCTTTGAACCTTGGCAGCACCAGCACGCACACGCTGACGATCACCGATGACGATTCGCCCGCCGTGAGCATCGTGGCGAATGATGCCAGCGCCTCTGAAAGCGGTGACGCGGGACAGTTCACCCTCACACGCACCGGCGACACGGCAGCCTCCCTCATCGTGAATGTCACCCGCAGTGGCACAGCAACCAATTCGACCGACTACACAAGCATCGCCACCACGCAGACCATTCCCGCCGGTCAGGCGAGCGTGGTCGTCAATGTCACTCCTGTTCAGGATGCGACCAACGAAGGCAACGAGACCGTCATCCTCACCGTGGCCACTGGCAGCGGCTATGTCATCGGCACGCCGAGCGCAGCCACCGTCACCATCGCGGATGATGATCGCAGCACGGTCACCATCACCGCGAATGATCCGACGGCATCTGAAAGCGGTGACGCAGGTCAGTTCACCGTCACCCGCACCGCGCCGACCAATGTGGCCCTCACCGTGAATATCACCATCGCCGGCACGGCCACGAACACGACAGACTATACCACCGTCACCACCACGGTCTCCTTTGTCTCGGGCGATGTCTTCAAAACCGTCAGCATCACGCCTGTCGATGATGGCATCACCGAAGGCCCCGAGGATGTCACGATCTCGCTCGCCAGCGGCAGCTACGACATCGGCGCTGATTCCTTCGACAATGTCAGCATCACCGACAATGACAATCCGCCCACCGTCTTCATCGGCAGCCCCACCGCGCAGGCACCGCTCATCGCGGCGGCGAATGGCGTCATCGTCAGTGCCCAGGTGAGCGATGACGGCTTCCCAAATGCTCTCGCCACGACCTGGAACTGCGTGAGCGGTCCCGGCGTGGCCACCATCGAGTCGCCGAGTGCCACCACGACCGCAGTGACTTTCTCCACCCCAGGAACCTATGTTTTGCGCATCAGCGCCACCGACGGGCAATTCACCGTGGGTGATCAAGTCACCGTCGTGGTCGGCAGCGGCCTCGTGGCATCGAATTGGATCACCCAGGACATGGGGCCTTCATCCTCGCGTCGCGGCCAGGGACTCGAATACGGCGGCCTTTTCAGCGTCACTGGAACCGGAGCCGGTTACGCGGCCACCAGCACCGATCAGGCTCACATCATGGTCCGCAGCGCCGTCGGCGATGGCAGCGTGGTGGCGAAACTGACGAGCTTTTCGACCACGGCGGCCCTCGCAGGCGTCACCATTCGCGATTCGCTCGCACGCGGCTCGAATCGCGCCGTTTTGGGTTTTGTGCCGGGCGCAGGCTTGCAGTTCCGCACCCGTGCCGCGAGCGGAAATGACACCAGCGTCGCCGCTGCAGCTCCTGCCTTGCCTTTCTGGCTGAAACTCGAGCGCAATGCCACCACGAACGAAATCAGCGCCAGCTACAGCACCGATGGCACTGCCTGGACCGCAGTCGGCACGCCCGTCGTCATCCCTCTGCTCAACTCGAATGCGCATTACGGCCTCACCACGACCAACAACAGCACCGCAGGCACTGCCACGGCCCTCTTTGACAATGTCACGCTCACGCCAACACCCAGCGGCCCCGCCTTGGTCAATGAAGACAGCGGCACCGCGCCCAACACCGCCGGCAGCGCCAGTTTTGACGGCACCACTTACACCGTCAACGGCCCCACCACCGGCTACTTTTACGGCTGGCAATATTACGGCGACATGGTCATCACCGCCCGGCTGAATACCTTCAGCAGTGGTGCCGGCAGCAGCAGCGGCGGCATCCGCATCGCCGAGAGCATCGAAAGCGGAGCCCAGCTCCACCTCGGACGCATGCCCACCGGCAGCTACAGCGGCTACTACTGGACCAGCATCGCCGGTGGCAGCGGTGGCGGCGTCCCCAGCAGCATCGCCGCCGGGAACTGGATGCGCATCGTGCGCCGTGGTAATGCCATCACTGGCTACCGCGCCACGCACAACAGCACCACGAACAATCCCAACGCCTGGACACAAATCGGCCAGCCACAGACCATCATCATGACCACGCCCGTGTGGGCTGGCTTCTTCGTCAACAACGCCAGCGGTGCCACCGGCACACAAAACACCTGCACCTTCACCCGCCTCACCATCGAGCCGCTGCACAAAGCCCCCGTCATCGCCGCCACTGCCGGAGGAAGCATTTCGCCAGTCACCCTCGACGGCACCATCACCGACGACGACCTCCCCGCCACTCCGACCAGCCTCTGGACACGCCGTAGCGGCCCCACCGGCATCGTCTTCGCCAACGCCACCTTTGCCGACACCACTGCCTCCCTCACCGAAAGCGACACCTTCGAACTCCGCCTCACTGCGGATGACACCGGCACCGTGAGCTTCTTTGACCTCAATCTGACAGCCTACACCACGCCCTTCGCCCAGTGGCTCGATCAAAGCGGCACCGGCAACGAAAACAACCAGCTCGTCGAAGCCACCGCCGACGCCGACGGTGACGGCCTCGTCAACCTCCTCGAATACGCCACCGGCACCAACGGCACCGTGAACAACACCAGCCCGCAGATCATCGAGTTTGCCCCCTCGAGCGGCGAAACCTATCTGCGTCTCTCCATTTCGAAAAACCCCGCCGCCACGGATGTCTTGTTTGAAGTCCAGGCCACCGGCAATCTGGCCGACCCGCTCAGTTGGAGCAGCGCCGGCCTCGTCATCGAGGAGGACACGCCCACCACGCTGCGGGTGCGTGATGTCGTGCCTGCATCCGCAGGCCAGTCGCGTTTCATGCGGGTGAAGGTGACGCAGTAG
- a CDS encoding SGNH/GDSL hydrolase family protein, with translation MNLKTLAGLLALACASIAPSQTPETPAAPPQPTTFEFKDGDRLVLIGNTVLEREQRYGSFEPRLALALGEVKVSVRNLAWSGDTVFGHARSYFGPPEEGLQRMAAHLEMLKPTVVVLCYGSELAFERLGGLPDFLSGYRSLIELIRTKSPGVRVIIATPPPLENLAPPLPDLTVENRNLSSLRDALRKFAGMQNAFFVDWFELMGGLPKPGAILKPLTENGVHYTREGYEKLSARLIEGLGLKMPDAPAPALENLRRAVIAKDTLFFNRWRPHNETYLFGFRKHEQGQNAKEIPMFDPLIAQGDEAIQKLKAEALAQTRRP, from the coding sequence ATGAATTTGAAAACCCTTGCCGGCCTCCTGGCGCTCGCCTGCGCCTCCATCGCCCCCTCCCAAACACCGGAGACACCTGCCGCACCGCCGCAGCCCACGACGTTTGAGTTCAAAGACGGCGACCGCCTCGTGCTCATCGGCAACACCGTGCTGGAGCGCGAGCAGCGCTATGGCTCCTTCGAGCCGCGTCTGGCCCTGGCGCTCGGCGAGGTGAAGGTCAGCGTGCGCAATCTCGCCTGGAGCGGCGACACGGTCTTCGGCCATGCGCGTTCATATTTCGGCCCGCCGGAAGAAGGCTTGCAGCGCATGGCCGCGCATCTGGAGATGCTGAAGCCGACGGTCGTGGTCCTGTGCTACGGCTCCGAGCTGGCCTTCGAGCGTCTGGGCGGCCTGCCGGACTTTTTGAGCGGCTACCGCAGTCTGATCGAGCTGATCCGCACGAAATCACCCGGCGTGCGCGTCATCATCGCCACACCGCCACCGCTGGAAAATCTGGCGCCGCCACTGCCGGATCTCACCGTGGAAAACAGGAACCTCTCCAGCCTGCGCGACGCGCTGCGCAAGTTCGCGGGCATGCAGAACGCGTTCTTCGTGGATTGGTTCGAGCTCATGGGCGGCCTGCCGAAGCCGGGCGCGATCTTGAAGCCGCTCACCGAGAATGGCGTGCACTACACCCGAGAAGGTTATGAAAAGCTCAGCGCCAGGCTCATCGAAGGTCTCGGCCTGAAAATGCCCGACGCGCCTGCCCCCGCGCTCGAAAATCTGCGCCGCGCCGTCATCGCCAAGGACACGCTGTTCTTCAACCGCTGGCGTCCGCACAACGAGACCTACCTCTTCGGCTTCCGCAAACACGAGCAGGGCCAGAATGCGAAGGAGATCCCCATGTTCGACCCGCTCATCGCGCAAGGAGACGAAGCCATCCAGAAGCTCAAGGCCGAGGCGCTGGCGCAGACACGGCGGCCGTGA